Proteins from a genomic interval of Verrucomicrobium sp.:
- a CDS encoding PfkB family carbohydrate kinase, giving the protein MNSLSVARCQELLAKFSSLRVLVVGDLMLDEFIWGQVSRISPEAPVPVVEVQSSSFYPGGAANVVRNLDAFTHRTSVVGAIGADPAGGQLRGLLEAGGCDVSGLVELSDRPTTHKMRIIGRQQQIVRVDRETIGALPAEAKARVVAALRREIPLCDAVLIEDYGKGLLDQEIVDAAIAAAREHKKIVTVDLNPKNPLDWRGATAVKPNRLEALACAGVDDRGGHDKTAVDRAAAILRERWQTDYLLITLGEEGMFLFEKGKAEPYHTPTRAQKVFDVSGAGDTAIALFTLALAAGATGIEAAEISNHASGVVVGKLGTATLTPQELLESLQP; this is encoded by the coding sequence ATGAATTCCCTCTCCGTTGCCCGCTGCCAGGAGCTCCTGGCGAAGTTCTCCTCCCTCCGCGTCCTGGTCGTCGGCGACTTGATGCTCGACGAGTTCATCTGGGGGCAGGTCTCCCGCATCTCGCCGGAGGCCCCGGTGCCGGTGGTGGAGGTGCAAAGCTCCTCCTTCTACCCCGGCGGCGCGGCGAACGTGGTCCGCAACCTGGACGCCTTCACGCACAGGACTTCCGTGGTGGGCGCGATCGGCGCCGATCCGGCGGGCGGCCAGCTGCGCGGCCTCCTGGAGGCGGGCGGCTGCGACGTCTCCGGCCTGGTGGAGCTTTCCGACCGGCCCACGACGCACAAGATGCGGATCATCGGCCGCCAGCAGCAGATCGTCCGGGTGGACCGGGAGACGATCGGGGCGCTGCCCGCGGAGGCGAAGGCGCGCGTGGTCGCCGCGCTGCGCCGGGAGATCCCGCTGTGCGACGCGGTCCTCATCGAGGATTACGGCAAGGGCCTGCTGGACCAGGAGATCGTCGACGCGGCGATCGCCGCCGCGCGGGAGCACAAGAAGATCGTCACCGTCGACCTGAATCCGAAGAACCCGCTGGACTGGCGGGGGGCCACGGCGGTGAAGCCGAACCGCCTGGAGGCCTTGGCCTGCGCGGGTGTGGACGACCGGGGCGGCCATGACAAGACGGCCGTGGACCGCGCCGCCGCGATCCTGCGGGAGCGCTGGCAGACCGATTACCTCCTCATCACCCTGGGGGAGGAGGGAATGTTCCTTTTCGAGAAGGGGAAGGCCGAGCCTTACCACACCCCGACGCGGGCGCAGAAGGTGTTCGACGTTTCCGGCGCGGGGGACACGGCCATCGCCCTCTTCACCCTGGCGCTGGCGGCGGGCGCGACCGGCATTGAGGCGGCGGAGATCTCCAACCACGCTTCCGGCGTGGTCGTCGGCAAGCTGGGCACGGCGACGCTGACGCCCCAGGAGCTGCTGGAAAGCCTGCAGCCATGA
- a CDS encoding HAD-IIIA family hydrolase, with amino-acid sequence MSGGPRAVFFDRDDTLMRNVPYLGDPAQVVVFPGAGEAVRELEKRGFEIFLATNQSGVGRGLITVEQVASVNRELFRQMDGFVFKEVYCAYGHGATDADRKPSPQMVYRAARDHGLDLRRSYFVGDRLGDVLCGRNAGCRTVLVRTGENAREWDRAARLADHDAPGLRAAVEWILSQE; translated from the coding sequence ATGAGCGGCGGCCCGCGCGCGGTCTTCTTCGACCGGGACGACACCCTTATGCGGAACGTTCCCTACCTGGGGGATCCGGCCCAGGTCGTCGTTTTCCCCGGCGCGGGAGAGGCGGTGCGGGAGCTGGAGAAGCGCGGCTTCGAGATTTTTTTGGCGACGAACCAGTCCGGCGTCGGCCGGGGGCTCATCACGGTGGAGCAGGTCGCCTCGGTCAACCGGGAGCTTTTCCGCCAGATGGACGGCTTTGTTTTCAAGGAGGTCTACTGCGCCTACGGCCACGGCGCGACCGACGCCGACCGGAAGCCCTCCCCGCAGATGGTCTACCGCGCGGCGCGGGACCACGGCCTGGACCTGCGGCGCTCCTACTTCGTCGGCGACCGGCTGGGGGACGTCCTCTGCGGGCGCAACGCCGGGTGCCGCACCGTCCTGGTCCGCACGGGGGAGAACGCCCGGGAATGGGACCGCGCCGCCCGCCTGGCCGACCACGACGCCCCCGGCCTGCGCGCCGCCGTGGAATGGATCCTTTCCCAGGAATGA
- the kdsB gene encoding 3-deoxy-manno-octulosonate cytidylyltransferase → MKTVIVIPARYASTRFPGKPLVLIKGKPLIQWVWEKARKCKRADRVVVATDDERIFRAVEWFGGEAVMTSPEHPTGTDRIAEAARRLRAKADLYVNIQGDEPAVDPKEIERLIAGIGRSPIATLAHAVTDPADLANPNVVKVVCDAAGRALYFSRSPIPFARGKAKPRYLRHVGLYAFRAEALRRFVKLPPGVLEQAESLEQLRALENGMAIRVVETKMRCHGVDTPADLRLVQKLL, encoded by the coding sequence ATGAAAACCGTCATCGTCATCCCCGCCCGCTACGCCTCCACCCGCTTCCCCGGAAAGCCCCTGGTCCTCATCAAGGGCAAGCCCCTCATCCAATGGGTTTGGGAAAAGGCCCGGAAGTGCAAGCGGGCGGACCGCGTGGTGGTGGCGACCGACGACGAGCGGATCTTCCGCGCCGTGGAGTGGTTCGGCGGGGAGGCGGTCATGACCTCCCCCGAGCATCCGACGGGCACCGACCGGATCGCCGAGGCGGCCCGCCGCCTCCGCGCCAAGGCCGACCTCTACGTGAACATCCAGGGGGACGAGCCCGCCGTCGACCCGAAGGAGATCGAGCGCCTCATCGCGGGGATCGGCCGTTCCCCCATCGCCACCCTGGCGCATGCCGTCACCGACCCGGCCGACCTGGCCAACCCGAACGTGGTGAAGGTGGTCTGCGACGCGGCGGGCCGGGCCCTCTATTTTTCCCGCAGCCCCATCCCCTTTGCCCGGGGGAAGGCCAAGCCCCGCTATCTGCGGCACGTCGGCCTCTACGCCTTCCGGGCGGAGGCCCTCCGCCGCTTCGTGAAGCTGCCGCCGGGCGTCCTGGAACAGGCCGAATCCCTGGAGCAGCTCCGCGCCCTGGAGAACGGCATGGCCATCCGCGTCGTGGAGACGAAAATGCGTTGTCACGGCGTCGATACGCCCGCAGATTTGCGCCTTGTCCAAAAACTCCTCTAA
- a CDS encoding CTP synthase, whose protein sequence is MKYIFVTGGVVSSLGKGLTMAALGTLLEKRGLKVTLQKFDPYLNVDPGTMSPYQHGEVYVLDDGAETDLDLGHYERFTSSSLSRVNSLSSGQVYESVLGKERRGDYLGKTVQVIPHVTDEIKRRIREVGEHHKCDVVLTEIGGTTGDIEGLPFLEAIRQFALEVGPENAMFLHVTLLPYIKAAGELKSKPTQQSVAKLREIGLQPHVLVCRTEYPIDRDMRHKLSMYCNVPQEAVIEEIDVTHSIYELPLMLERERLDELVCRHLKLDLPRADMTDWQNFIARLIAPKNKLNIAVVGKYIEHQDAYKSVYESLVHAGAANDCGVEITKVDSEDIESEGAEKFLEGMDGILVPGGFGVRGVEGKILAAKFARENKVPYLGLCLGLQIGVVEFTRNVLGRAKAHSTEFDEGSPDPVICLMNAQRDVVTKGGTMRLGSSPCLLKEGTKARAAYGADTIHERHRHRYEVNNQYRPEMEEKGLVIAGTSPDGKLVEVIELADHPWFVASQFHPEFKSQPNAPHPLFSGFVKAALERIRA, encoded by the coding sequence ATGAAGTACATTTTCGTCACCGGCGGCGTGGTCAGCTCCCTGGGCAAAGGCCTCACCATGGCGGCCCTGGGCACCCTCCTGGAAAAGCGCGGGCTGAAGGTGACCCTGCAGAAGTTCGACCCCTACCTGAACGTCGATCCGGGCACCATGAGCCCCTACCAGCACGGGGAGGTCTACGTCCTGGACGACGGCGCGGAAACCGACCTCGACCTGGGCCACTACGAGCGCTTCACCTCCTCCAGCCTTTCCCGCGTCAACAGCCTGAGCAGCGGCCAGGTCTACGAGTCGGTCCTGGGCAAGGAGCGCCGCGGCGACTACCTGGGCAAGACGGTGCAGGTCATCCCCCACGTCACCGACGAGATCAAGCGCCGCATCCGCGAGGTGGGCGAGCACCACAAGTGCGACGTGGTCCTGACCGAGATCGGCGGCACCACGGGCGACATCGAGGGGCTGCCCTTCCTGGAGGCGATCCGCCAGTTCGCCCTGGAGGTGGGGCCGGAGAACGCCATGTTCCTCCACGTCACCCTGCTGCCCTACATCAAGGCCGCCGGGGAGCTGAAGAGCAAGCCCACCCAGCAGAGCGTGGCCAAGCTGCGCGAGATCGGCCTGCAGCCCCACGTCCTGGTCTGCCGCACCGAATACCCGATCGACCGCGACATGCGGCACAAGCTCTCCATGTACTGCAACGTGCCGCAGGAGGCCGTCATCGAGGAGATCGACGTCACCCACAGCATCTACGAGCTGCCCCTCATGCTGGAGCGGGAGCGCCTGGACGAGCTGGTCTGCCGCCACCTGAAGCTGGACCTGCCCCGCGCCGACATGACGGACTGGCAGAACTTCATCGCCCGCCTCATCGCGCCGAAGAACAAGCTGAACATCGCCGTCGTCGGCAAATACATCGAGCACCAGGACGCCTACAAGAGCGTCTACGAGTCCCTGGTCCACGCCGGGGCGGCCAACGACTGCGGGGTGGAGATCACCAAGGTCGACTCCGAGGACATCGAGTCCGAGGGGGCGGAAAAGTTCCTGGAAGGGATGGACGGCATCCTGGTCCCCGGCGGCTTCGGCGTGCGCGGGGTGGAGGGGAAGATCCTGGCGGCCAAGTTCGCCCGGGAGAACAAGGTCCCCTATCTGGGCCTCTGCCTGGGGCTCCAGATCGGCGTCGTCGAGTTCACCCGCAACGTCCTGGGCCGCGCCAAGGCGCACAGCACCGAGTTCGACGAGGGCTCGCCCGATCCCGTCATCTGCCTCATGAACGCGCAGCGGGACGTGGTGACCAAGGGCGGCACCATGCGCCTGGGCAGCTCCCCCTGCCTGCTGAAGGAGGGGACGAAGGCCCGCGCCGCCTACGGCGCCGACACCATCCATGAGCGGCACCGCCACCGCTACGAGGTGAACAACCAATACCGCCCGGAGATGGAGGAGAAGGGCCTGGTCATCGCCGGCACCTCGCCGGACGGGAAGCTCGTGGAAGTGATCGAGCTGGCCGACCACCCGTGGTTCGTCGCCTCCCAGTTCCACCCGGAGTTCAAGTCCCAGCCGAACGCGCCGCACCCGCTCTTCTCCGGCTTCGTCAAGGCGGCCCTGGAAAGGATCCGCGCGTGA